A portion of the Malassezia japonica chromosome 3, complete sequence genome contains these proteins:
- a CDS encoding uncharacterized protein (TransMembrane:11 (i82-101o107-132i153-174o186-205i217-238o266-290i311-334o354-374i395-419o425-447i467-485o); COG:S; EggNog:ENOG503NUTX) has product MTESVIYEGDQVPISAGMYDEIPQDLEKKDKYGFSRIRIGPPITTGIVPVDENESAISIGEQIEQEKENSIKYRSCSWQKTAALLFSEYICLAIMSFPYSYSVLGLVPGIILTVVQAGFVLYTSLIVWEFCLRHPEVRDVCDIGQMLFFNSRIAWWGTAFMFILNNTFIMGLHVLVIERYLNTMTNHPFCTIAFGVIGAAVSWLCSLPRTFSALSRLGTASAVFTFVSVLLATIFAGIQDHPAGYNPDPNHVTAAGVKMGGDPTVLIIPAVGTTFVSGVNAFLNIAYTFIGQITLPSFIAEMKDPYEFRKCIWVVTICEIIVFSVVGAVIYAYTGTQYNTAPAFGSLSDDVQKKIAFSFMVPTLIFLGVLYASVSGRFIMFRLFQGTKHLTSHTMVGWATWTAILAVLWVFSFIIAEIIPFFSDLLSLMSSLFDSFFGWIFWGVAYLRMRRAEYGPRFYAVRGIRGWVGFIVNILIIVAGLFFLGPGTYASVESIILDYHAGNVRGVFDCASNAL; this is encoded by the exons ATGACGGAAAGTGTGATCTATGAAGGGGATCAGGTGCCTATTTCTGCCGGAATGTACGACGAAATTCCCCAGGACTTGGAGAAAAAGGACAAGTATGGCTTCAGCCGCATTCGCATTGGTCCGCCCATCACGACGGGTATTGTCCCTGTGGACGAAAATGAATCGGCAATCAGCATTGGCGAGCAGATCGAGCAGGAGAAGGAGAATTCCATCAAGTACCGGTCGTGCAGCTGGCAAAAGACGGCCGCTCTCCTCTTCTCGGAGTACATTTGCCTGGCCATCATGTCGTTTCCCTACTCGTACTCCGTCCTGGGTCTCGTGCCCGGCATTATCCTGACTGTGGTTCAGGCTGGATTCGTTTTGTACACCTCGCTGATCGTGTGGGAGTTCTGCCTGCGCCACCCTGAAGTGCGCGACGTGTGTGACATTGGCCAGATGCTCTTTTTCAACTCCAGGATTGCGTGGTGGGGTACGGCGTTCATGTTTATCCTCAACAACACGTTCATCATGGGCCTGCACGTCCTTGTTATTGAGCGTTACTTGAATACCATGACCAATCACCCCTTCTGCACGATCGCATTTGGTGTTATTGGCGCTGCGGTATCCTGGCTGTgctcgctgccgcgcaCATTCAGTGCACTGTCGCGTCTGGGCACTGCTTCGGCGGTCTTTACTTTTGTCAGTGTGCTCCTTGCGACCATTTTCGCTGGTATTCAAGACCACCCGGCGGGATACAATCCCGATCCGAACCATGTTACGGCCGCCGGTGTCAAGATGGGTGGCGATCCCACCGTCCTCATCATTCCGGCTGTCGGCACAACGTTTGTGTCGGGTGTGAACGCATTCTTGAACATTGCCTATACGTTCATTGGACAAATTACTCTGCCGAGTTTCATCGCCGAGATGAAGGACCCGTACGAATTCCGCAAGTGTATTTGGGTGGTGACGATCTGTGAGATTATCGTCTTCAGCGTTGTCGGCGCTGTGATTTATGCATACACGGGAACGCAGTACAACACTGCGCCCGCGTTTGgctcgctcagcgacgaCGTCCAAAAGAAAATTGCCTTTTCGTTCATGGTCCCGACCCTAATTTTCCTAGGTGTGCTGTACGCCTCGGTGTCGGGTCGTTTTATCATGTTCCGTCTGTTCCAGGGCACGAAGCACCTGACGAGCCACACGATGGTGGGCTGGGCGACCTGGACTGCAATTCTCGCTGTGCTCTGGGTCTTTTCCTTCATTATCGCTGAGATCATTCCGTTCTTCTCGGATTTGCTGTCGCTCATGAGCTCGCTCTTTGATTCCTTCTTCGGATGGATTTTCTGGGGTGTGGCGTACCtccgcatgcgccgcgccgaatACGGCCCGCGCTTCTATGCCGTTCGCGGTATTCGCGGCTGGGTTGGTTTCATTGTAAACATTTTGATCATTGTCGCAGGCCTGTTTTTCCTGGGCCCCGGTACCTAC GCATCGGTCGAGAGCATTATTTTGGATTACCACGCTGGAAACGTCCGTGGTGTGTTTGACTGCGCAAGCAACGCATTGTAA
- the DID4 gene encoding ESCRT-III subunit protein did4 (COG:U; EggNog:ENOG503NVGY) — protein MQTLRSSQQMSEAMRGATKALGAMNRSMNIMSVQRILQEFERESSTMDMKDEMMNDTMEDALGEDDAMGEGIGEDEESDTILREVLDEIGVSVNQKLGNVPDSAPALAQANAPARVAIGEGVGGATAPGAASDESALQDRLDRLRKT, from the exons AtgcagacgctgcgcagctcgcAACAAATGTCTGAGGCGATGCGTGGAGCAACCAAG GCACTCGGTGCGATGAATCGCTCTATGAATATCATGTCTGTCCAGCGCATTTTGCAAGAATTTGAGCGCGAGTCAAGCACGATGGATATGAAAGACGAGATGATGAACGATACAATGGAAGACGCACTGGGCGAAGATGATGCTATGGGCGAGGGTATCGGTGAAGACGAAGAGAGTGATACGATTCTACGGGAAGTCCTCGATGAAATTGGCGTGTCGGTCAACCAAAAG ctcggcaacgTCCCCGACAGCGCACCAGCACTGGCACAGGCCAACGccccggcgcgcgtcgcaatCGGCGAGGGCGTCGGCGGTGCCACTGCGCCAGGAGCGGCTAGCGACGAGTCGGCTTTGCAGGACCGCCTCGATCGCCTCCGCAAGACATAG
- a CDS encoding mitogen-activated protein kinase kinase (COG:T; EggNog:ENOG503NUYZ), which translates to MISSPNQEREHSCERNETRTDDATIMPFRSQEALNENPGDYMDELQRVVQRMHIPDDARESNGGPNRLSLSSLEASDLSSSDTSPNKRASWNSNNYFCHTDAPEMRTSASEPGYSRSEPMVLEGNLEVLESLGEGASGEVAKARVKSTGLIVARKTIATSPDPTIHRQLLRELNVNQTCRSEYIVEYYGAFFEPENATITICMEFCEAGSMDTIYRRVKARGGRIGEKVLVKLAGSIIHGLEYLHERRIIHRDVKPSNILVTRSGFVKLCDFGVSGELIDSVAGTFTGTSTYMAPERILGHPYTVTSDVWSLGVTILELAMNRFPFASESDAPLGPIELMTYLLQAPLPKLEDNEAQNIKWSRALRDFLDRCLVRDGTVRPPPRVLMNHPVVKRSEAIPSSDMARFVANVWKWPPS; encoded by the exons ATGA TCTCATCTCCCAACCAGGAGCGTGAACATTCGTGCGAGCGTAACGAGACACGCACCGATGACGCGACCATTATGCCTTTCCGTTCACAGGAGGCGCTGAATGAGAATCCTGGAGACTATATGGACGAACTTCAGCGCGTTGTGCAGCGAATGCATATTCCTGATGACGCTCGTGAGAGCAACGGCGGTCCGAACCGCCTCTCGCTGAGCTCTTTGGAAGCCAGCGACCTGAGTTCGAGCGATACGTCGCCTAACAAGCGTGCATCGTGGAACTCGAACAACTACTTTTGCCATACAGACGCACCGGAaatgcgcacctcggcgtctGAGCCTGGTTACTCGCGTTCTGAGCCGATGGTCCTCGAAGGGAACTTGGAGGTGCTCGAATCGCTGGGCGAAGGCGCGAGTGGCGAGGTCGCCAAAGCGCGTGTTAAGAGCACAGGCCTGATTGTGGCTCGCAAG ACCATTGCGACGTCGCCCGATCCTACCATCCATCGCCAGCTCCTCCGCGAGCTGAATGTGAACCAAACTTGCCGGAGCGAGTACATTGTGGAGTACTATGGCGCATTCTTTGAGCCGGAGAATGCCACGATTACCATCTGCATGGAGTTCTGTGAGGCGGGTAGTATGGATACGATCTACCGTCGAGTCAAGGCCCGCGGTGGGCGTATCGGAGAAAAAGTGCTCGTGAAGCTCGCTGGATCGATCATCCACGGCCTCGAGTAtctgcacgagcggcgcattATCCACCGTGATGTGAAGCCCTCAAACATCCTCGTCACTCGCTCGGGCTTTGTCAAGCTCTGTGACTTTGGCGTATCTGGCGAGCTGATTGACAGCGTTGCCGGCACCTTTACCGGCACGAGCACTTATATGGCCCccgagcgcatcctcggCCACCCCTACACTGTTACGTCTGATGTCTGGTCGCTCGGTGTTACGATTCTCGAGCTGGCCATGAACCGCTTCCCGTTTGCCTCGGaaagcgacgcgcccctGGGCCCTATTGAACTAATGACCTACCTTCTCCAAGCCCCCCTGCCGAAACTGGAAGACAATGAGGCTCAAAATATCAAGTGGAgccgagcgctgcgcgacttCCTCGATCGCTGCCTGGTGCGCGATGGAACTGTACGCCCCCCTCCCCGTGTGCTGATGAATCACCCTGTGGTGAAACGCAGCGAGGCAATCCCCAGCAGCGACATGGCGCGATTCGTAGCCAACGTCTGGAAATGGCCGCCGTCATAG
- the BTN1 gene encoding battenin CLN3 protein (EggNog:ENOG503NUKN; BUSCO:EOG09263C1V; TransMembrane:10 (i21-48o60-79i91-111o117-134i146-167o179-197i254-271o333-357i364-382o415-433i); COG:U) — MASEAQYTIQREEAAPQALSTVGAGGAVGLFILGLLNNLPYVVILTAAIELLPSHVPTGLLAFVNIAPALLAKAIFPYFLKGEIWYAHRVVACVSAAFSGMLITALFSSLIVRLSGIALASFVSGLGEVTYLQYTTRYPYNVTAQCVGWFASGTGAAGLAGALAWWIVRPLGVRTGLGALSLLPFGMAIAFFGLLPTPPMSSTSRRSGQSSDEAAQSLMGPETNGEDDAVEEPRQQPAESLSFAYKMQLLRPMFIPYILPLVTVYFAEYTINQGIAPTLLYPVPDASKHWLLSTMIHTLRDYYPLYQLTYQTFVFFSRSYTSVLRLPAIPKKWLWAPAMVQGSLMFFLTTESVFAWFRESIARSLVIVLIAVEGLAGGAAYIGSSDRATPNGAQPTALQRQEYEFRIGSVGLGDSFGILLASIVSIPFQVLLCDAQVARGRDLCTRV; from the exons ATGGCCAGCGAGGCGCAATACACAATCCAAAGAGAGGAGGCCGCTCCTCAAGCGCTTAGCACAGTGGGTGCGGGTGGCGCAGTGGGTTTGTTCATTCTCGGTCTGCTGAACAACTTGCCCTATGTCGTGATTCTTACCGCGGCCATTGAGCTGCTTCCTTCGCATGTACCTACTGGACTCCTTGCGTTTGTGAATATTGCACCGGCATTGCTGGCCAAGGCAATCTTTCCGTACTTTCTAAAAGGCGAGATTTGGTATGCCCACCGTGTTGTGGCGTGCGTATCGGCCGCGTTTAGTGGCATGCTG ATCACGGCGTTGTTTAGTTCGTTGATTGTGCGTCTCTCTGGAATTGCACTTGCGAGCTTTGTGAGTGGGCTGGGTGAGGTCACCTACCTGCAATACACGACGCGCTATCCATACAATGTCACGGCGCAGTGCGTCGGCTGGTTTGCCAGTGGTACGGGAGCTGCGGGCCTTGCGGGCGCTTTGGCATGGTGGATTGTGCGTCCTttgggcgtgcgcacggGCCTTGGCGCACTGTCGCTTCTTCCGTTTGGGATGGCGATTGCCTTCTTTGGCCTCTTGCCTACTCCGCCTATGTCGTCGACTTCGAGGCGGTCGGGTCAGAGTAGCGACGAGGCAGCTCAATCGCTCATGGGACCCGAGACCAATGGGGAGGATGATGCAGTGGAAGAGCCAAGGCAGCAGCCTGCCGAGTCCCTCTCCTTTGCGTACAAGATGCAGCTTCTACGCCCCATGTTCATCCCTTATATCCTTCCCCTCGTTACTGTCTACTTTGCAGAGTACACTATCAACCAAGGCATC GCACCTACTCTCCTGTACCCCGTTCCTGACGCAAGCAAGCACTGGCTCCTTTCGACCATGATTcacacgctgcgcgatTACTACCCTCTATACCAGCTCACATACCAG ACGTTTGTCTTTTTCTCGCGCTCCTACACTTCTGTACTTCGACTGCCTGCGATCCCCAAAAAGTGGCTGTGGGCGCCTGCGATGGTGCAAGGGTCGCTCATGTTCTTCCTCACCACCGAGAGTGTCTTTGCATGGTTCCGCGAGTCGATTGCGCGCTCGCTGGTCATTGTACTCATTGCCGTGGAGGGCCTTGCAGGCGGTGCTGCTTA TATCGGCAGCTCGGATCGCGCAACGCCCAATGGAGCGCAACCGACCGCATTGCAACGGCAAGAGTACGAGTTCCGTATCGGATCTGTCGGC ctcggcgactcTTTCGGCATCCTGTTGGCGTCTATTGTCTCCATCCCCTTCCAGGTGTTGCTCTGTGATGCGCAAGTGGCGCGAGGTCGTGATCTGTGCACGCGCGTGTAA
- the CYC3 gene encoding holocytochrome-c synthase (COG:C; COG:O; EggNog:ENOG503NU6G) has protein sequence MGATQSLPNGEGRFRAYNNQDAVAAMLKHHHGLALANTPSSSRAAQCPIAHDGGALTQGDGLNPLNNMPELTQARAPSQMVELSKERTVSSIPRAPSSAAPGAAPYDAPAQCPIPHEARAAEKPAACPVKHDGADGQDQPGHWEYPSPQQFYNALVRKGWETPEESIDMMVLIHNFLNERAWQEVVEWEKLAGSDVSKLQLARFQGRPGTLSPRARIFSWLGWAMPDKFSAEPPFDRHDWIVRRAPTEANPTGEEVRYVIDYYSTPDDTEEDEASFNLDVRPAMDSLEAFRTRWKKTCEEYHSGELLAPFRTPDENAEAARADADAAAAAAAAAQAK, from the coding sequence ATGGGCGCCACGCAGTCCCTGCCTAACGGCGAGGGCCGTTTCCGCGCGTATAACAACCAGGATGCTGTCGCAGCAATGCTGAAGCACCACCATGGACTTGCACTTGCTAATACTccgagcagcagccgcgcggcgcagtgcCCTATCGCCcacgacggcggcgcactgaCCCAGGGCGACGGACTCAACCCCCTGAACAACATGCCCGAACTGACCCAGGCGAGGGCTCCTTCGCAGATGGTCGAGCTGTCCAAGGAGAGGACAGTATCTTCCATTCCCCGTGCGCCGAGttccgccgcgccgggcgccgcaccgTACGATGCGCCCGCTCAGTGCCCGATTCCCCacgaagcgcgcgctgcggagAAGCCCGCTGCGTGCCCTGTGAAGCATGATGGCGCCGATGGTCAAGACCAGCCTGGGCACTGGGAGTACCCCTCGCCGCAGCAGTTCTAcaatgcgctcgtgcgcaaaGGATGGGAGACGCCCGAGGAGAGCATCGACATGATGGTGCTCATCCACAACTTCCTGAACGAGCGCGCATGGCAAGAAGTCGTGGAGTGGGAGAAGCTCGCTGGATCGGACGTCTCCAAGCTGCAACTAGCGCGTTTCCAGGGCCGGCCAGGCACGCTCAGCCCTCGTGCCCGCATCTTTAGCTGGCTCGGCTGGGCGATGCCGGACAAGTTCTCGGCGGAGCCGCCGTTTGACCGCCACGACTGGATtgtgcgtcgtgcgcctACGGAGGCCAACCCTACGGGCGAGGAAGTGCGCTACGTAATTGACTATTACTCCACGCCCGACGACACGGAAGAAGACGAGGCGAGTTTCAacctcgacgtgcgccccGCGATggactcgctcgaggcgttcCGCACGCGCTGGAAAAAGACGTGCGAGGAGTACCACTCGGGTGAACTTCTTGCGCCTTTCCGCACCCCCGACGAAAACGCAGAGGCTGCGCGGGCGGAcgcggacgccgccgcggcagctgctgccgctgccCAGGCCAAATAG